agagggagagaggaagggttAGGACTGAACCAAGCAGCCCTGCCGCCCTCCCAGCTGGCCCTGGCCCCCCTTACCTATGCTTGGAGATGGAGGCGCCTCAAGCTTTGGCCTGCGCTTGAGGACAGGGGAGCGCTGTAGCCGCAGGGGCCGGTCTGTGGGATACAGACAGACCTGGGAAGGGATGCTAAGGGCCCCCCTCCCAACACTTACTTGTCTTTGGAgcctctgccttcccctcaccCTCCCATCCCCGGCAGTGGTGGCTCCTAGCCTTCTGCCTCCAATTTTTCAACCCCTCAGGACACTGGTGGCCCTTCAAGGACCAGAGCCACAAAGGGAGCCCACTCTTCCCCCATCTCCTTCTGTATTCCAGCCCACAGGGAGGTGTTTCCCCCTCACCAGCAGGGGCCTGGAGCTGGTCCTCATGCACAGACACTGCTCGTCGCCCTGCCAAACGGGGCTGCGGCCTCAGCCAGCCATCTGGGGGAGGCCAGGGGGGTCAGGGTGTGGGCCCAACAGCCACCCTTGCCTCCCACCTTCAGGGTCTGAGTTCCCAGAGGGGACTCCTCCAGTCCCTAGCCCAGTATTGAGTGGAAGCTGGGGTATTTGCTTACCTTCGTTCCTGGAGCCTAAGCAGGGATCCTCTGGGAGGCccaggctgtctggggagggacTGGATCTTCGGGGGCTTGGGCTTGGACATGGGGACGGGGGGCCCGGACCATCCTGTTGGCCCCAACCACGGCCTCTGAGCTCTGCATTCAACTGTTGCCCCAGTGTCTTCCAGGTGGCAGACTCAGGCCCTTGGCCCCCTGGCCCAGGTCTGCATGAAGGGTCTGTGGGGAGAGGGGTGTCAGCCAAGGCCTGGGTCAGGCAATGGTCCGATCCCCTGCAGCTTGTCTGTCCCCACGTGCTCCCCAGCACTGTGGCTCTCACTCACCAGCAGACACTGAATGGGTGCGGGACTTGATCGAGATGGGAGGAGCCTCTGTGGAACTGTCCATAATGTCACCTGCAAAGGCAGAGTCGGGGGCTTAGGCACCAGACCTTAGTGAGGGGAAGAAAAAACATGGCTTCTACTCCTCTTACCCCCAGGAGAGCAAATCCCTGTGGACTGTCTCTTCCTCCCCCAAAATGTACTGCACCAGCCCAGGGTCCcacttaccatctgagccagcctTCTTGATTTCTCCATCTTTGCTCTGTGGGAAACAGGGAAGTCAAGCTTAGTCCTGTCCCACCCTCATGCTAGCCTTGTTTTCTTATGTATTATTGTTCTGTATCTGCCACTAACAGCCACCATGGGTTGGGCAAGAACATGGCAGACCCAGTCCTGGTCTTGGAGCTCGGTCTGTGGTGGCGGACAGTTAACACAGAAGCATATGCAGGCACAAACACATACAGTGACTTCTCAGTTCTGTGATTCACTTCCTATAACTTAGTGTTTCTAAATTCAAGCTGAGTCTCACTTCACATGTGTTTTGATTTTCCTGCAAAGTTATTATAGGGTTAGTCCATAGGGTGGTGATTCTTACTAGGAACTGTGATCAGAGAGTGGCATTAGCAGGATGCATGGAAGAGTCAAGGAAGGTCCATAGGGAAACagatggaggaagagggagggaccTTGTGTAGCCTTTGGATGGTGGTGAGAGGCTGAAAGTGGGGCAGAGAGGAGTTCCAGACAGCGGAGCCTGTATGGAGGTCCTGAGATGCAGCTGTGGTTGACAGCAGTGAGATGAAGGCAGTGACCAGGGCTGAGGCCCCGTTGGGCCCTGAGGCAGGATTAGGAGTCAAGTCCCCTAGAGGATTTGCTGTTTCAAATGAAGATGACTTTCAAAAGTCAGATTTCTATTAGATCTGCAGAGAATGGGACTGTCACCACTGCAAGGAGGAGATACTGGTGGCCTGGGTCAGAGCGGAAACCAAGAGGGAAGAAAGGGTGAATCTGACAGACCTGTCAGGAGTCTCCTGGTCACATAAATCACCCACATAAAGCTAGCCGCGTGTCACCTGCCTCATTTCCCACAGCACCCCTTTCCAACTCACTTGCTTCCTCTTGCCTTCGGCACTCCCACTGCCTCTGCTCACACCGATCCTCTGCAGCATCACTTGTACTCGCTGCTCAAAGGATGGGGCCAGCTCTGTGTCTCCCCGCTCCAGGGGCCGCCGCTGGGGACAGAGACACCGAGTGGTGAGAGGGCCTGCTGCCCCAACCGTTCCAGGGGAGCCCTTGCTCCTGGTCACCAGGCCTCACCTTGTCGGGCCTGGCACccactgtctcctcctcctcagcaGGGAGCAGTATCAGGGAGTATGCCTTGCTTTCGCGGGTGTATCGAGGCCGACTCCTGCGGGTTGGGTCTGGGCTGCTGGTGCCCCCCTCGGCCCCTGCAGCAGGCTCCTCACCACGGCCAGGACGGGCCGGTGGTCGAAGCAAGTCCCCGAGTGTGGTTTTTCGAGAGCGGGGAGCCGCGCCAGGGCTGGTCTCAAGATCAGGTCGTGACCCACGTGTTGAACGAGGCTTCTTGAAGGCAAAGAGGGTGCCCAGCTTCTTGCGAAGTGTACGGGGCACAGGGGTGGTACCTCCCTCGGCTGCCGGGTCCTCCTCGGGGGCCCAGCTGTGGGAACAGTCAGCAGTGAGTGGGAAGGCCCATGGAGcagcccaccctctcccccacccttGCAACTGCCCCTTACTCACAGGCGATCCTGGTGGATCAGCCTTTTGGAGAAGAATTCCTCCACGCCCTCATCCACGCGGGCACTGAGCCCATTCCCTTCCTgcggcagggctgggggcacctgAGAGACACCACAGGGTTAAAGGGCTGAGTTCAGTTGTGACTTCTTCCCACCTTCCTTGTCCAGCGGCAGGCTCTGGGCAACTCCAGGACCTGGGAGCTGCAGTGACCCTTTGGAGCTGCTGTTACGAGCTCCCCCACTGTCCAGCGGCCGGGCAGAGATGCTGGTTTCACATACCCCCCTCACCTGTACTTGGCCCTGGACGTACACAGCTCACACCCATTCTCATCCCACTGAGTATCCTAAACACCCCAAACCACCTGGTCACCAGCAGACTAAAACCCAGGTGTCCCCTGGGTCGCACGTTCCCACTTGCCACCCTCTCTGCTCCAAACAGTCCCTGCAgtaccctccacccccaccccactcggCCTGCTGCCGGCTCAGCGGCGCCTGCTGCTGCGTCAGACCCTCTGGGGGGCCTCAAGCAGGCTCCTCCCCACCTCCGGCCCTGTGCCCACGACCCGCGCCAGTACCCAGCCCACACATACACCCGCGCTGGACGTGGGGTAGACGCAGGACTGTCCCcatgggaggagggggcagcatCTTTCAGTAACCCTGGGGTTGGGAGGGTAAGACAGACACCCCCTCTCACACATCTACCCGTGCAGCAGCCAACCCAAGGCAGAGTCCTACCCCAGGCGCTCCCCCAACGAAATCCACACACTCGTGACCCCGCATGAGCATGGCTTGAGGAAGGGGGTGGCCAGGAAGACGCTAGAACTCGGCTGCGTGaccccaccacccacctcccTGCCAGCCATCACCCTTAAGAGCGAATGGGCCGCCTGAGACCCCCAATTCCACGAGCTCTGGAATGGGGGTAGGGCGCTCACCTGGGGGCCCCCCGGCGGCGGGCGGTGGTGGTGCTGGCGCCGCGGCCGCGGTCGGGTCCGGGTCGGATGGCGCAGGGGCTGCCCGGAGGGCGGCAGGTCCATGCGAGGCAACGGGCCGGCCGGGGGCCCTGGGGCGGCGGGGCTCGGCGAGCCACGAGCGGATGGCCCCGCCTGCGGCTCTGCATCTTCCCCCGGAGCCGCCAGCTCGGGCTCCGGCTCTAGCTCCTCAGCAGCACCTGAGTGGAGTGCACCAGAAGAGCACCGAGCGCCAAGCCCGGGGaggtggcggcggcggcagcagcggtGGCAGTGGCGCTAGGGTGGCGGGGGACCCGCCCAGggcgtggggaggggctgggctaCGCCGCCCGCCCCcctgcccgcccctcccccgctGCCGCTGTCCGTGGTGCTGAGCGCGGCCCCGAGCGGCGCGCGGCCCCGCGACGCCGCCAGACATGCGCATCCCGCGGGTTGGAAAGGGAGGGGGCGGTAGAGTAGGGAACGAATCGAGAGAAGACTGTGTCCCGGCCCTGGTCTGAGGTCCCACCCTGTGCTAACTGACCCCAACTTCATAGTTGTACGGGGTCTTGGCCTGGCCCACTCAACGGTCAGGGAGTTCCCAGGGCAGAGATGAATATATTGTGTCCAGGTGGCCAGGTCTATCCAACCTGAGTAACTCTTCCCCTGGGGCCCTGACTTACTGTGAGTGGAGGAGTCCAGATGAAGACAGTGGAGTGATTCAGGCCATTTCTGTGGAGGACTTTCATCCTGGTGAGGAGGGCACAAACTCAGCCTGGGGTCCATACTCCAGAACAAGATGGGAAGATCTAGTGTTCTAGGCCCAGAGTTCCGCGACCACCTACCTTCTGCTCCTCTTCatcatccttttctttctcctcaggGAAGAAAAGACCTTCCAATTCCCCAGGCCCAAGGGGGCTGGACTCATCTCCATCTAGGGCCGGTATGACAGGGGGCATTGCCTCTGTTGCCTGTTGAGCCAGACTCTCCACCTGCAATACCAGGCACCCCAAAGATGGGGAGACAGGGCCTCAGCCATAGTCCTATGAGTGCTAAGAGAACCCCTAAATACTGGGCTACATGACCCCAAAAGACATTACAGAATCTCTGCAATGCAGTGGCCATGTGTGTATGTAAGCACATAATCCCTGCTCAAGACATTACAGAACCCCTGCAAGGCAGtgaccaggtgtgtgtgtgtctgtgtgtgtgtgtaagcccACAGTTCCTCCTCACCAGCCGATCCCGGGCTGCACTCAGACCTGCCACAGCCTGAGCCACAATGCTCTCTGCCAAGGTCCCTGTGACTGACAGGCGCATGTTCCTGATGGTAACAGAGGACAGGGGTTAGTGTGCTGTCTTTATCCAGTCTAGCCCGGTCCTGCCCAACCCAATCCAGCCTACCTGAGCCGAGTGAAGGCATCTTGCAGCAGGTGCTCTGGGAGCAGCTCTGGGAGACCCCTTGAGCCCCCAAGGACCCCTTCTAGCTGCTCCCTCCACCTGGGACCCTGCAATGTCTGTGGGCAGAGACTCCTTGTTGTGTCCAATGTGGCCTGAGTGAAGTCCTGGTCGAAGGTCAGAGCACAGTGAGTTTTGTGGCCGGGGCCCAGCCTCACTGGCTTGGGGCTCCAAACCCCCAAAGAACACTGGGGGTTACCACAGACTCGGGATACCACAGTCACACCTCTGGATGGGGGTCAAGGCTGCATATGGGGAAGGGGGGCAGCTGGGGCCAGGGCACTATCTCACCTGAATGTCCCGGCGGCACACCTCTCCCACCTGTCCCAGTAGGCCCTCCAGCTTCTGCCGCAGCTGCCATTGGTGGCTTGGGGAACTTCCAGCCTCATAGAGAATGGGGAGAATCTGGAGGCCAAGGAAGAAAAGGAGTTGCAAGCTGACCTCTAACTAAGAGGGAAGCGTCCTCGTGGTGGGAGGGAGTGCTCACGCTGAGAGAGAAGTTGGCATTTTGGATGGCATCCTCAGCCTGGTGCACAGCAGCTTCAccctggggtccagccccacAGCCCAGCAACTCCACGTGCTCCTGCACCGACTGACACAGTTCATTCACTTCCTGGGGGGCAAGAGGACTCAATTGTAGCCTGGTCCCCTCCCTGGCCCCAGATCCTGACTGCCCCCTTCCCAAGGTCTCTGCAGGGTGGGTGAGGTCCTGAAGCTGACACCATCAGGACAGTCACTTGGGAATCTTATCTGTTCAAGAAGGGAGACCAGTGTCTCCTTTGATTCATTACAGGGACATTATATATACTTCCTAAACGTCCAGAATAGGAAGGAAAAGAGTGGTTAGTCATGTCAGTGTTTTAGAAGTTCAATCTGTTCATCATCGACCTAGAGGACAGATTGAGGAATGGAGAGAAATGCGAGTGAGGAGCTGTGAAGGAGAGACAAGGGGGAAGCAAAGGATAGTTGAGTGGGAGTAAGGAGCGGTGTTTGAGAATGGGTCAAGATGCAGAACCAAGGAGGTCTGTGGGGGCTGCAATGTGGCCAAGAGAGAGCTGGACTGAAGCTCTGTCCACAGCACTTGGTGGGTGTGGGCACCAGTGAGACTGGGCTCCAGAGTAGAAGAGTTTTGTGAGAAATGGCGAGATCATTTGTAGAATGTGAAGCTCTGAAGTTGTCAAGATGCCTGGGCTCTGGAGCTTGGGAGAGAAGTGGGATTTTGGAACAGGTGGATGGGGAACATCTCACCAAGTAGTGGAGGGAGATGAAGCCAGAAGAAGGGTCTTTGGGTTGGGCCACAACAGAGAGGGAAATTCACAAGTGGGGCTACAGTTGGGGATGGGGAGAACTGATTGAGGATTTAAAATACCTCCTGTCTTTAACTAGGGAGCCTATTTAAATGATTTAAGGGAATTTcctgtggtccaatggttaagactccatgctttcactgcaggggcctgggttcattcCTTAGTTAGAGAAATGATATCTCGCAAATCAGCTGTGTGCAGTAGCCTCCCCACGCccagtttttttaaattgaaaaaaaaaaaaaaaaaagctttcaaaagGCAGCTAGTAGTGTTATCTGGGGGAGCTATTTCAAGAGCTATCAGTTCCACTGCAGATCAAGGAGAAGGACTTGTCTGGGACAGTAGGATTCAGGCACACTGGCTACCCTCAGACTCATGGTGTCTCTCAGCAGCCACAACCCTCCCCATTCTCTACAGTCTGTTGGTGTTCAAGGCTCAGTAGGGGAACTCTGACCTGTTCGGAGGGGTCTGACCCCAGACCCAGGGGCTTCGGGCAGGAGGTGCAGTCAGTAGAGGTGTGGTCTGTGCGATTGTTCCTCAAGAGACAGGCTTGAATCTGGGCACAAGAGAGCCTGAGAAGTGGTAGGGCAGGACCAAGGCACAGGGCAAGGCAGGGGAAGAGAGGGAACCCCCACCTGATGCACGGCCCGTGCTGTCAGTTCAGGACGGCTGCGCTGAGCCTGGGCCACATCGTTCAGTGGCAGAGGCATGGCCTTCAGGCTGTGGTTCTGTTCCAGGGCCTGTGCCACGTCCAGCAGGCCCAGAGCAGATGTGTGGTTCCGGTCCCAGACCACAGACCTGGGCCAGGCTGGGCTTTAGTCGGGGACGGAGCTCTGCAAGGAGCTCCCAACCCCTCTGGCCTTTTCATTAGCACCCCTGAGCTCCACCTGCTCTGCTTCATTCAGCCCTACCCCAGTAAACCCCTCCATACACGCCCTCTTCCCCCGTTGGTCCCACCCCTGTGACCCCGCCCACCTGAGCCTCGTGTTAACCCGAAGCGCCTTGGCCAGCATCTTGGCACCCGTGTCCCCCATGGCGTTGCCGCTGATATCCAGGGCT
The nucleotide sequence above comes from Bos indicus x Bos taurus breed Angus x Brahman F1 hybrid chromosome 18, Bos_hybrid_MaternalHap_v2.0, whole genome shotgun sequence. Encoded proteins:
- the CARMIL2 gene encoding capping protein, Arp2/3 and myosin-I linker protein 2 isoform X2; this translates as MAQTPDGISCELRGEITKFLWPKEAELLLKTWLPEREGAEQGHVLALLRWRAYLLHTCLPLRVDCTFSYLEVQAMVLQETPPQVTFELESLPELVLEFTGVAALEQLAQHIAAAIRKVFPRSTLGKLFRRPTPPSMLARLEKSSSSEATSPSSPCGGFSETYEALCDYNGFPFREEIQWVRVGPSLGALETSNSPGALRSPPYLLWSQASWRYFLPTQDVDTIYHRQGCRHFSLGDFSHLGSRDLALSVAALSYNLWFRCLSCVDMKLSLEVSEQILHMMNQSSHLEELVLETCGLRGDFVRRLAQALAGHTSSGLRELSLAGNLLDDRGVAALSRHLEKHPGALRRLSLAQTGLTPRGMRALGRALASNSAFDSALTHLDLSGNPGALGASEDRGGLYSFLSRPNVLTFLNLAGTDTALDTLFAALSRGGCSSLAHLDASRNVFSRTKSRAVPDALQLFLSRAGTLRHLGLAGCKLPPDALRALLEGLALNTHLNDLHLDLSACELRSAGAQVIQDLVCDAGAVSSLDLADNGFGSDMVTLVLAIGRSRSLRHVALGRNFNVRCKETLDDVLHRIVQLMQDDDCPLQSLSVAESRLKLGAGVLLRALGTNPNLTALDISGNAMGDTGAKMLAKALRVNTRLRSVVWDRNHTSALGLLDVAQALEQNHSLKAMPLPLNDVAQAQRSRPELTARAVHQIQACLLRNNRTDHTSTDCTSCPKPLGLGSDPSEQEVNELCQSVQEHVELLGCGAGPQGEAAVHQAEDAIQNANFSLSILPILYEAGSSPSHQWQLRQKLEGLLGQVGEVCRRDIQDFTQATLDTTRSLCPQTLQGPRWREQLEGVLGGSRGLPELLPEHLLQDAFTRLRNMRLSVTGTLAESIVAQAVAGLSAARDRLVESLAQQATEAMPPVIPALDGDESSPLGPGELEGLFFPEEKEKDDEEEQKDESPPQKWPESLHCLHLDSSTHSAAEELEPEPELAAPGEDAEPQAGPSARGSPSPAAPGPPAGPLPRMDLPPSGQPLRHPTRTRPRPRRQHHHRPPPGGPQVPPALPQEGNGLSARVDEGVEEFFSKRLIHQDRLWAPEEDPAAEGGTTPVPRTLRKKLGTLFAFKKPRSTRGSRPDLETSPGAAPRSRKTTLGDLLRPPARPGRGEEPAAGAEGGTSSPDPTRRSRPRYTRESKAYSLILLPAEEEETVGARPDKRRPLERGDTELAPSFEQRVQVMLQRIGVSRGSGSAEGKRKQSKDGEIKKAGSDGDIMDSSTEAPPISIKSRTHSVSADPSCRPGPGGQGPESATWKTLGQQLNAELRGRGWGQQDGPGPPSPCPSPSPRRSSPSPDSLGLPEDPCLGSRNEDRPLRLQRSPVLKRRPKLEAPPSPSIGSGLEAEPLPTQSTEPSSPPSPTTNQRGGGPNP
- the CARMIL2 gene encoding capping protein, Arp2/3 and myosin-I linker protein 2 isoform X5, with the translated sequence MAQTPDGISCELRGEITKFLWPKEAELLLKTWLPEREGAEQGHVLALLRWRAYLLHTCLPLRVDCTFSYLEVQAMVLQETPPQVTFELESLPELVLEFTGVAALEQLAQHIAAAIRKVFPRSTLGKLFRRPTPPSMLARLEKSSSSEATSPSSPCGGFSETYEALCDYNGFPFREEIQWDVDTIYHRQGCRHFSLGDFSHLGSRDLALSVAALSYNLWFRCLSCVDMKLSLEVSEQILHMMNQSSHLEELVLETCGLRGDFVRRLAQALAGHTSSGLRELSLAGNLLDDRGVAALSRHLEKHPGALRRLSLAQTGLTPRGMRALGRALASNSAFDSALTHLDLSGNPGALGASEDRGGLYSFLSRPNVLTFLNLAGTDTALDTLFAALSRGGCSSLAHLDASRNVFSRTKSRAVPDALQLFLSRAGTLRHLGLAGCKLPPDALRALLEGLALNTHLNDLHLDLSACELRSAGAQVIQDLVCDAGAVSSLDLADNGFGSDMVTLVLAIGRSRSLRHVALGRNFNVRCKETLDDVLHRIVQLMQDDDCPLQSLSVAESRLKLGAGVLLRALGTNPNLTALDISGNAMGDTGAKMLAKALRVNTRLRSVVWDRNHTSALGLLDVAQALEQNHSLKAMPLPLNDVAQAQRSRPELTARAVHQIQACLLRNNRTDHTSTDCTSCPKPLGLGSDPSEQEVNELCQSVQEHVELLGCGAGPQGEAAVHQAEDAIQNANFSLSILPILYEAGSSPSHQWQLRQKLEGLLGQVGEVCRRDIQDFTQATLDTTRSLCPQTLQGPRWREQLEGVLGGSRGLPELLPEHLLQDAFTRLRNMRLSVTGTLAESIVAQAVAGLSAARDRLVESLAQQATEAMPPVIPALDGDESSPLGPGELEGLFFPEEKEKDDEEEQKDESPPQKWPESLHCLHLDSSTHSAAEELEPEPELAAPGEDAEPQAGPSARGSPSPAAPGPPAGPLPRMDLPPSGQPLRHPTRTRPRPRRQHHHRPPPGGPQVPPALPQEGNGLSARVDEGVEEFFSKRLIHQDRLWAPEEDPAAEGGTTPVPRTLRKKLGTLFAFKKPRSTRGSRPDLETSPGAAPRSRKTTLGDLLRPPARPGRGEEPAAGAEGGTSSPDPTRRSRPRYTRESKAYSLILLPAEEEETVGARPDKRRPLERGDTELAPSFEQRVQVMLQRIGVSRGSGSAEGKRKQSKDGEIKKAGSDGDIMDSSTEAPPISIKSRTHSVSADPSCRPGPGGQGPESATWKTLGQQLNAELRGRGWGQQDGPGPPSPCPSPSPRRSSPSPDSLGLPEDPCLGSRNEDRPLRLQRSPVLKRRPKLEAPPSPSIGSGLEAEPLPTQSTEPSSPPSPTTNQRGGGPNP
- the CARMIL2 gene encoding capping protein, Arp2/3 and myosin-I linker protein 2 isoform X1, which translates into the protein MAQTPDGISCELRGEITKFLWPKEAELLLKTWLPEREGAEQGHVLALLRWRAYLLHTCLPLRVDCTFSYLEVQAMVLQETPPQVTFELESLPELVLEFTGVAALEQLAQHIAAAIRKVFPRSTLGKLFRRPTPPSMLARLEKSSSSEATSPSSPCGGFSETYEALCDYNGFPFREEIQWVRVGPSLGALETSNSPGALRSPPYLLWSQASWRYFLPTQDVDTIYHRQGCRHFSLGDFSHLGSRDLALSVAALSYNLWFRCLSCVDMKLSLEVSEQILHMMNQSSHLEELVLETCGLRGDFVRRLAQALAGHTSSGLRELSLAGNLLDDRGVAALSRHLEKHPGALRRLSLAQTGLTPRGMRALGRALASNSAFDSALTHLDLSGNPGALGASEDRGGLYSFLSRPNVLTFLNLAGTDTALDTLFAALSRGGCSSLAHLDASRNVFSRTKSRAVPDALQLFLSRAGTLRHLGLAGCKLPPDALRALLEGLALNTHLNDLHLDLSACELRSAGAQVIQDLVCDAGAVSSLDLADNGFGSDMVTLVLAIGRSRSLRHVALGRNFNVRCKETLDDVLHRIVQLMQDDDCPLQSLSVAESRLKLGAGVLLRALGTNPNLTALDISGNAMGDTGAKMLAKALRVNTRLRSVVWDRNHTSALGLLDVAQALEQNHSLKAMPLPLNDVAQAQRSRPELTARAVHQIQACLLRNNRTDHTSTDCTSCPKPLGLGSDPSEQEVNELCQSVQEHVELLGCGAGPQGEAAVHQAEDAIQNANFSLSILPILYEAGSSPSHQWQLRQKLEGLLGQVGEVCRRDIQDFTQATLDTTRSLCPQTLQGPRWREQLEGVLGGSRGLPELLPEHLLQDAFTRLRNMRLSVTGTLAESIVAQAVAGLSAARDRLVESLAQQATEAMPPVIPALDGDESSPLGPGELEGLFFPEEKEKDDEEEQKDESPPQKWPESLHCLHLDSSTHSAAEELEPEPELAAPGEDAEPQAGPSARGSPSPAAPGPPAGPLPRMDLPPSGQPLRHPTRTRPRPRRQHHHRPPPGGPQVPPALPQEGNGLSARVDEGVEEFFSKRLIHQDRLWAPEEDPAAEGGTTPVPRTLRKKLGTLFAFKKPRSTRGSRPDLETSPGAAPRSRKTTLGDLLRPPARPGRGEEPAAGAEGGTSSPDPTRRSRPRYTRESKAYSLILLPAEEEETVGARPDKRRPLERGDTELAPSFEQRVQVMLQRIGVSRGSGSAEGKRKQSKDGEIKKAGSDGDIMDSSTEAPPISIKSRTHSVSADPSCRPGPGGQGPESATWKTLGQQLNAELRGRGWGQQDGPGPPSPCPSPSPRRSSPSPDSLGLPEDPCLGSRNEDGWLRPQPRLAGRRAVSVHEDQLQAPADRPLRLQRSPVLKRRPKLEAPPSPSIGSGLEAEPLPTQSTEPSSPPSPTTNQRGGGPNP
- the CARMIL2 gene encoding capping protein, Arp2/3 and myosin-I linker protein 2 isoform X3 is translated as MAQTPDGISCELRGEITKFLWPKEAELLLKTWLPEREGAEQGHVLALLRWRAYLLHTCLPLRVDCTFSYLEVQAMVLQETPPQVTFELESLPELVLEFTGVAALEQLAQHIAAAIRKVFPRSTLGKLFRRPTPPSMLARLEKSSSSEATSPSSPCGGFSETYEALCDYNGFPFREEIQWDVDTIYHRQGCRHFSLGDFSHLGSRDLALSVAALSYNLWFRCLSCVDMKLSLEVSEQILHMMNQSSHLEELVLETCGLRGDFVRRLAQALAGHTSSGLRELSLAGNLLDDRGVAALSRHLEKHPGALRRLSLAQTGLTPRGMRALGRALASNSAFDSALTHLDLSGNPGALGASEDRGGLYSFLSRPNVLTFLNLAGTDTALDTLFAALSRGGCSSLAHLDASRNVFSRTKSRAVPDALQLFLSRAGTLRHLGLAGCKLPPDALRALLEGLALNTHLNDLHLDLSACELRSAGAQVIQDLVCDAGAVSSLDLADNGFGSDMVTLVLAIGRSRSLRHVALGRNFNVRCKETLDDVLHRIVQLMQDDDCPLQSLSVAESRLKLGAGVLLRALGTNPNLTALDISGNAMGDTGAKMLAKALRVNTRLRSVVWDRNHTSALGLLDVAQALEQNHSLKAMPLPLNDVAQAQRSRPELTARAVHQIQACLLRNNRTDHTSTDCTSCPKPLGLGSDPSEQEVNELCQSVQEHVELLGCGAGPQGEAAVHQAEDAIQNANFSLSILPILYEAGSSPSHQWQLRQKLEGLLGQVGEVCRRDIQDFTQATLDTTRSLCPQTLQGPRWREQLEGVLGGSRGLPELLPEHLLQDAFTRLRNMRLSVTGTLAESIVAQAVAGLSAARDRLVESLAQQATEAMPPVIPALDGDESSPLGPGELEGLFFPEEKEKDDEEEQKDESPPQKWPESLHCLHLDSSTHSAAEELEPEPELAAPGEDAEPQAGPSARGSPSPAAPGPPAGPLPRMDLPPSGQPLRHPTRTRPRPRRQHHHRPPPGGPQVPPALPQEGNGLSARVDEGVEEFFSKRLIHQDRLWAPEEDPAAEGGTTPVPRTLRKKLGTLFAFKKPRSTRGSRPDLETSPGAAPRSRKTTLGDLLRPPARPGRGEEPAAGAEGGTSSPDPTRRSRPRYTRESKAYSLILLPAEEEETVGARPDKRRPLERGDTELAPSFEQRVQVMLQRIGVSRGSGSAEGKRKQSKDGEIKKAGSDGDIMDSSTEAPPISIKSRTHSVSADPSCRPGPGGQGPESATWKTLGQQLNAELRGRGWGQQDGPGPPSPCPSPSPRRSSPSPDSLGLPEDPCLGSRNEDGWLRPQPRLAGRRAVSVHEDQLQAPADRPLRLQRSPVLKRRPKLEAPPSPSIGSGLEAEPLPTQSTEPSSPPSPTTNQRGGGPNP
- the CARMIL2 gene encoding capping protein, Arp2/3 and myosin-I linker protein 2 isoform X4, translated to MAQTPDGISCELRGEITKFLWPKEAELLLKTWLPEREGAEQGHVLALLRWRAYLLHTCLPLRVDCTFSYLEVQAMVLQETPPQVTFELESLPELVLEFTGVAALEQLAQHIAAAIRKVFPRSTLGKLFRRPTPPSMLARLEKSSSSEATSPSSPCGGFSETYEALCDYNGFPFREEIQWVRVGPSLGALETSNSPGALRSPPYLLWSQASWRYFLPTQDVDTIYHRQGCRHFSLGDFSHLGSRDLALSVAALSYNLWFRCLSCVDMKLSLEVSEQILHMMNQSSHLEELVLETCGLRGDFVRRLAQALAGHTSSGLRELSLAGNLLDDRGVAALSRHLEKHPGALRRLSLAQTGLTPRGMRALGRALASNSAFDSALTHLDLSGNPGALGASEDRGGLYSFLSRPNVLTFLNLAGTDTALDTLFAALSRGGCSSLAHLDASRNVFSRTKSRAVPDALQLFLSRAGTLRHLGLAGCKLPPDALRALLEGLALNTHLNDLHLDLSACELRSAGAQVIQDLVCDAGAVSSLDLADNGFGSDMVTLVLAIGRSRSLRHVALGRNFNVRCKETLDDVLHRIVQLMQDDDCPLQSLSVAESRLKLGAGVLLRALGTNPNLTALDISGNAMGDTGAKMLAKALRVNTRLRSVVWDRNHTSALGLLDVAQALEQNHSLKAMPLPLNDVAQAQRSRPELTARAVHQIQACLLRNNRTDHTSTDCTSCPKPLGLGSDPSEQEVNELCQSVQEHVELLGCGAGPQGEAAVHQAEDAIQNANFSLSILPILYEAGSSPSHQWQLRQKLEGLLGQVGEVCRRDIQDFTQATLDTTRSLCPQTLQGPRWREQLEGVLGGSRGLPELLPEHLLQDAFTRLRNMRLSVTGTLAESIVAQAVAGLSAARDRLVESLAQQATEAMPPVIPALDGDESSPLGPGELEGLFFPEEKEKDDEEEQKDESPPQKWPESLHCLHLDSSTHSAAEELEPEPELAAPGEDAEPQAGPSARGSPSPAAPGPPAGPLPRMDLPPSGQPLRHPTRTRPRPRRQHHHRPPPGGPQVPPALPQEGNGLSARVDEGVEEFFSKRLIHQDRLWAPEEDPAAEGGTTPVPRTLRKKLGTLFAFKKPRSTRGSRPDLETSPGAAPRSRKTTLGDLLRPPARPGRGEEPAAGAEGGTSSPDPTRRSRPRYTRESKAYSLILLPAEEEETVGARPDKRRPLERGDTELAPSFEQRVQVMLQRIGVSRGSGSAEGKRKQSKDGEIKKAGSDGDIMDSSTEAPPISIKSRTHSVSADPSCRPGPGGQGPESATWKTLGQQLNAELRGRGWGQQDGPGPPSPCPSPSPRRSSPSPDSLGLPEDPCLGSRNEGSGLEAEPLPTQSTEPSSPPSPTTNQRGGGPNP